One part of the Halostagnicola larsenii XH-48 genome encodes these proteins:
- a CDS encoding DUF4040 domain-containing protein codes for MSVIAYTLAAFILATAVATALFRDVLSTIIVFGAYSLGMAILYTVLFAPDVAMTEAAIGAGVTTILLLLTITRTSRPPTDQLFERLNVPAVFVVGAFVLVLLVTVLPEMYPVGYEEAPAWANDAVSQYYIENAYKDTGAENTVTAVLAAYRGFDTFGEAVVVFSAGIAVLMVLKREVFV; via the coding sequence ATGAGTGTCATTGCCTATACGCTGGCCGCCTTCATCCTCGCAACCGCCGTCGCAACGGCGTTGTTCCGGGATGTCCTCTCTACGATCATCGTCTTCGGTGCGTACAGCCTCGGCATGGCGATTTTGTACACGGTCCTGTTCGCGCCCGATGTTGCGATGACCGAGGCGGCAATCGGCGCCGGTGTGACGACGATCTTACTGCTATTGACGATCACGCGAACGTCGCGGCCGCCGACCGATCAACTGTTCGAACGACTCAACGTCCCCGCTGTGTTCGTGGTTGGCGCATTCGTCCTCGTCTTGCTGGTCACGGTCTTGCCCGAAATGTATCCGGTCGGGTACGAGGAGGCCCCCGCGTGGGCTAACGACGCCGTTTCACAGTACTATATCGAGAACGCCTACAAGGATACCGGCGCTGAAAACACCGTTACGGCCGTACTCGCCGCGTATCGTGGATTCGATACGTTCGGTGAGGCGGTCGTCGTCTTCTCGGCCGGTATTGCCGTCTTGATGGTCCTCAAACGCGAGGTGTTCGTCTGA
- a CDS encoding MnhB domain-containing protein: protein MAERPNDTYTESQVILTSVKIIAPFTLTYGMFMALHGADSPGGGFQGGAIIGVTILMIAFAFGIEPTRQWLSNSAIVGLVTGGVAIFVGIGLTTMLLGGDFLEYVRFESALGVPDGGKWSMEAIEIGGITLIVGGVVITLFFAMAAGFTPQRKTENSQEVTDDD from the coding sequence ATGGCGGAGCGTCCCAACGATACTTACACGGAGAGTCAGGTCATCTTAACGTCGGTCAAAATCATCGCTCCCTTTACGCTTACGTACGGGATGTTCATGGCGTTACACGGCGCAGATAGCCCCGGCGGCGGATTTCAGGGCGGTGCGATCATCGGCGTGACGATCCTGATGATTGCGTTCGCATTCGGCATCGAACCGACCAGACAGTGGCTCAGTAATTCGGCCATCGTCGGGTTGGTCACCGGTGGCGTTGCGATTTTCGTCGGAATCGGCCTCACGACGATGTTGCTTGGGGGGGACTTCCTCGAGTACGTTCGCTTCGAGAGCGCACTCGGCGTTCCCGATGGCGGAAAGTGGTCGATGGAAGCCATCGAAATCGGCGGAATCACCCTGATCGTCGGCGGCGTGGTGATCACGCTGTTCTTTGCGATGGCAGCGGGATTTACACCGCAACGAAAGACTGAGAACTCACAGGAGGTGACTGACGATGATTGA
- a CDS encoding cation:proton antiporter subunit C, translated as MIEILASRYAYALMFVLLGIGLYMMIANENLVNKLIGVNLFQSSIFLFFVSMAYVDGGSSPIVPAHPTEGDLLVASPLPQVIVLTAIVVGIALTAVGLALIIRIYSEYGTLREDTLQEVRSDE; from the coding sequence ATGATTGAGATACTCGCTTCACGCTATGCGTACGCTCTCATGTTCGTATTGCTCGGTATCGGGCTCTACATGATGATCGCAAACGAAAACCTCGTCAACAAACTGATCGGCGTCAACCTCTTTCAGTCGTCGATCTTCCTCTTTTTCGTCTCGATGGCGTACGTCGACGGCGGGTCATCGCCGATCGTTCCCGCCCATCCGACGGAAGGAGATCTTCTCGTTGCGAGTCCGCTTCCGCAGGTGATCGTCCTCACGGCGATTGTGGTCGGAATCGCACTCACCGCGGTCGGACTCGCGTTGATCATCCGAATCTATTCGGAGTACGGTACGCTCCGGGAAGACACTCTCCAGGAGGTGCGCTCCGATGAGTAA
- a CDS encoding proton-conducting transporter transmembrane domain-containing protein: MSNVDLIPVLLIAVPIMAAIAPIALGLRYQRTGWSIAAVTTTGLFAASVYLASVVYGDNSSVTHQLGDFPPQYGIELVADPLSMLIVLLVTTIAAAVLALTRLGGPRGNVFYSGYLLLTGGLLGLALTGDVFNMFVFLEIVGLGTYALISSGDGPESAVAALKYLILGTTGASMYLIGVAFLFMATGTLNMVELADLLQGSGLDQQQLSLVRTAFAFIFVGFSIKVAQWPLHTWQPDAYQHAPDGVTPLIAALVSTVSAYALGRILFDVFGPEFLIQTPYVKEILVTVGSISVIAGSTLAVIQQDVKRMLAYSSVSQFGLVIAAYGVVTETAFTGAIIHLVGHGVMKAGLFAAAAVVSLGYGARTVNEYAGLAKNRPVSAAGMAVLLVALVGIPPSAGFVGKWYIALGAVEAQAWPVAAVIFLSTMFTLAYAARLLEKMYFTPAADSGPHRSDGNPAASQMATDGGNDGRASATPDAVSIGMIVFVVGLAGIAVGFGFAGGALFELLEPFAEEVFN; the protein is encoded by the coding sequence ATGAGTAACGTCGATCTCATACCGGTGTTGCTCATCGCGGTTCCGATCATGGCGGCGATCGCGCCGATCGCGCTCGGCCTTCGATACCAACGAACCGGATGGTCGATCGCCGCGGTTACGACGACTGGCCTCTTCGCCGCGAGCGTATATCTCGCGTCGGTCGTTTACGGGGACAATTCCTCCGTCACCCACCAACTCGGGGATTTTCCTCCCCAGTACGGGATCGAACTCGTCGCCGATCCGCTCTCGATGCTCATCGTGCTCTTGGTCACGACGATCGCAGCGGCCGTACTGGCTCTCACTCGCCTCGGCGGTCCCCGTGGCAACGTCTTCTATAGCGGCTATCTTCTCTTGACGGGTGGCTTGCTCGGCCTCGCACTCACCGGCGACGTATTCAACATGTTCGTCTTCCTCGAGATCGTCGGGCTCGGCACGTACGCGTTGATTTCGAGCGGCGACGGTCCCGAATCGGCTGTCGCGGCGCTGAAGTACCTGATTCTCGGGACGACCGGCGCATCGATGTACCTGATCGGCGTCGCCTTCCTGTTTATGGCCACGGGGACGTTGAACATGGTCGAGTTGGCCGACCTCCTCCAGGGCAGCGGGTTGGATCAACAACAGTTGAGTCTGGTTCGAACCGCCTTCGCGTTCATATTCGTCGGCTTTTCGATCAAGGTCGCTCAGTGGCCGTTACACACCTGGCAACCCGATGCCTACCAGCACGCTCCCGATGGAGTGACGCCGCTTATTGCGGCACTCGTTTCGACAGTCTCTGCGTACGCGCTCGGGCGAATTCTGTTCGACGTATTCGGACCCGAATTCCTGATCCAGACGCCCTACGTCAAAGAAATACTCGTCACAGTCGGCTCGATCAGTGTTATCGCGGGAAGTACACTCGCTGTGATCCAACAGGACGTAAAGCGGATGCTCGCATACTCGTCTGTCTCGCAATTCGGTCTCGTCATCGCCGCCTACGGGGTCGTGACCGAGACGGCGTTTACGGGGGCAATCATCCACCTGGTCGGCCACGGCGTGATGAAGGCAGGCCTGTTTGCTGCTGCGGCCGTTGTTTCGCTGGGCTACGGTGCACGAACGGTCAACGAGTACGCCGGGCTGGCGAAGAATAGACCGGTCTCGGCTGCCGGGATGGCCGTGTTACTCGTCGCGCTCGTCGGCATTCCGCCGTCCGCCGGTTTCGTCGGGAAGTGGTACATCGCCCTCGGCGCGGTCGAGGCACAGGCCTGGCCGGTAGCGGCGGTCATTTTCCTCAGCACGATGTTCACGCTCGCCTACGCCGCTCGACTGCTCGAGAAGATGTACTTTACTCCCGCAGCCGATTCGGGACCGCATCGATCGGACGGGAACCCGGCCGCGTCCCAGATGGCGACAGATGGCGGGAACGACGGCCGGGCGAGCGCCACGCCCGACGCGGTCTCGATCGGGATGATCGTCTTCGTCGTTGGACTTGCAGGTATCGCCGTCGGCTTCGGCTTTGCCGGCGGTGCGTTGTTCGAACTGCTCGAACCGTTCGCTGAAGAGGTGTTTAACTGA
- a CDS encoding proton-conducting transporter transmembrane domain-containing protein, with amino-acid sequence MADPITSIRPLAAVLVSAIAVVLIIASYRYPNVREGWSVVAALAKFGIVLSMLPGVLSGDTYEWSLADATGVEFIDGIDFALEADPLGMLFALLASFLWIFTSFYATGYMRGLDEHSQTRFFAAFAASLSAAVGIAFSANLVTIFVFYELLSLVTYPLVAHNGDAEARIAGRKYLAYTFFGGGVCLLAGTVMIYWLTSGVGDPTVAFQSGGMDAVASAASDDSAKVYAQAAFFLLIAGFGVKAAIMPLHSWLADAMVAPTPVSGLLHAVAVVKSGAFGIARVILEVYGVETIRDLPLSVPGVGEVGLNIPVAILATFTLLAASIIALRKDHLKRRLAYSTTAQLSYIVLGLSMLHPFAILGALFHIPAHAFGKLTLFFCAGSVHVETHTDYISEMAGIGKRMPLTMTAFAVGSAGMAGIPLAAGFVSKFYMLIGAMNASYWPFALALIISGVLNIVYLWPVVYTAFFESEDRHDAKPLLEFPPGGKRDAVVGTDAEHDVATDGGDRENDDDTDDGFAVDQYPSDADVPFGPSTGGDSDGTRDSPDGVDHSPAPHDDDHGHHHGGAPPGGWERRSPFDESTWLMLLPIAVIATGGIVLGVVPDLAIFLELASEIVDVVTGVSVP; translated from the coding sequence ATGGCTGATCCGATTACGTCCATCCGTCCGCTCGCGGCCGTTCTGGTCTCGGCGATCGCGGTGGTGTTGATTATCGCGTCGTATCGGTACCCGAACGTTCGCGAGGGCTGGTCCGTCGTGGCTGCACTCGCGAAATTCGGAATTGTCCTGAGCATGCTCCCCGGGGTCCTCTCGGGTGACACGTACGAGTGGAGCCTCGCAGACGCAACCGGTGTGGAGTTCATCGACGGAATCGACTTCGCGCTCGAGGCGGACCCGCTCGGGATGCTGTTTGCGCTGCTCGCGAGTTTCCTGTGGATATTCACGTCGTTCTACGCGACCGGCTACATGCGTGGGCTCGACGAACACTCCCAGACGAGGTTTTTCGCGGCGTTCGCGGCGAGTCTCTCGGCCGCGGTCGGAATCGCCTTCTCGGCGAATCTGGTGACGATCTTCGTCTTCTACGAACTGCTCTCGCTGGTCACCTACCCGCTGGTCGCTCACAACGGCGATGCAGAGGCTCGAATCGCGGGGCGGAAGTACCTCGCTTACACCTTCTTCGGTGGCGGCGTCTGCCTCTTGGCCGGGACCGTGATGATCTACTGGCTCACGAGCGGCGTCGGCGATCCGACCGTCGCGTTCCAGTCGGGCGGCATGGACGCCGTCGCCAGCGCAGCGAGTGACGACAGCGCCAAGGTGTACGCACAGGCGGCGTTTTTCCTCTTGATCGCCGGCTTCGGTGTCAAAGCAGCGATAATGCCGCTTCACTCATGGCTCGCGGATGCGATGGTCGCGCCGACGCCCGTCTCAGGATTGCTCCACGCGGTCGCGGTCGTCAAGTCCGGCGCATTCGGTATCGCGCGCGTGATCCTCGAGGTCTACGGCGTCGAGACGATTCGTGATCTGCCGCTCTCGGTGCCGGGTGTGGGCGAGGTCGGATTGAACATTCCTGTCGCGATACTGGCGACGTTCACGTTGCTCGCAGCGAGCATCATCGCGCTTCGGAAAGATCACCTCAAACGACGGCTCGCGTATTCGACGACGGCACAGCTGTCGTACATCGTTCTCGGGCTCTCGATGCTTCATCCGTTCGCGATCCTGGGTGCGCTCTTTCACATCCCCGCCCACGCGTTCGGAAAACTCACGCTGTTTTTCTGCGCGGGGTCGGTCCACGTCGAGACCCACACCGACTACATCAGTGAGATGGCTGGTATCGGAAAACGCATGCCGTTGACGATGACCGCCTTCGCCGTCGGCTCGGCAGGAATGGCCGGAATTCCGTTGGCTGCCGGTTTCGTCAGCAAATTCTACATGCTCATCGGAGCGATGAACGCGAGCTACTGGCCGTTTGCGCTCGCGCTCATCATTTCCGGGGTTCTCAATATCGTTTACCTCTGGCCCGTCGTTTACACCGCCTTTTTCGAGAGCGAGGACCGACACGACGCAAAGCCCTTGCTTGAGTTCCCGCCGGGCGGAAAACGAGACGCAGTGGTCGGGACCGACGCAGAACACGACGTCGCCACGGACGGGGGCGACCGTGAGAACGACGATGACACCGACGACGGCTTCGCAGTCGATCAGTATCCGAGCGATGCTGACGTCCCGTTCGGTCCATCGACGGGCGGTGACTCTGATGGAACTCGAGACAGTCCCGATGGCGTCGATCACTCTCCGGCCCCGCACGATGACGACCACGGCCACCACCACGGCGGAGCCCCGCCGGGTGGCTGGGAACGCCGCTCTCCTTTCGACGAGAGCACGTGGCTCATGCTCCTCCCGATAGCGGTCATCGCGACCGGCGGGATCGTGCTCGGGGTCGTCCCTGACCTCGCGATCTTTCTCGAGCTCGCCAGTGAAATCGTTGATGTGGTAACGGGTGTGTCCGTCCCATGA
- a CDS encoding Na(+)/H(+) antiporter subunit D: MIEAELLTYAYPPFIVLAAALLMLVLPRTLGYAVGTLSLIAVTAIAFFVPEGAHLTTEFLGFAEIQPFFVDDFSRLVGLGLGFLGTFAVVYAYSSEASRVMGAFALAYVASAIGTAFTGDWLVLVFMWELMAVTSTLLVWNYGGDAVRSGYRYAIAHGIAGNLVLFAVAAHYATVGEFVYGAGADGIATGIPAILATLGIGINVAFIGFHTWLPDTYPKPHFAASVFLSVFTTKTSALIFYRAFPETNLYLAYMGGLMAVYGATFALLQHDMRALLSYHIQAQLGYMVAGIGIGSALGVAGAMGHLFNNILYKSLLFMAVGVVIYRTGENDLYKLGGLWKEMPITAIGYLLGALSITAVPGFSGFVSKGMVLDAASGYFGGPEYQALYWLLFIGAVGTFLSFIKLGYYVFLHGPSDREVKDAKTGQTVAMLSVGGACLALGLPELGWPIFTDLLPFVDGTSVIVGETTEALHPYSPSHLEDAAILFAISAVGFVLIRKPLSKLDLGDPAMIVFPLGYYVGRGSMVAVTETYRAVDSLAVGFVRRVYWIGNNPVLAVDAFCHRLPDWVVELEERQPADGGRPSTIHLRADIGITILVLTILLTILVLLLV; the protein is encoded by the coding sequence ATGATCGAAGCTGAACTGCTCACCTACGCGTACCCGCCGTTTATCGTCCTCGCAGCAGCTCTGCTCATGTTGGTACTGCCGCGGACGCTCGGCTACGCGGTCGGGACCCTGAGTCTTATCGCCGTAACGGCGATTGCGTTTTTCGTCCCCGAAGGTGCCCACCTCACGACCGAGTTCCTCGGATTTGCGGAAATCCAGCCGTTCTTCGTCGACGACTTCAGTCGACTCGTGGGACTCGGCCTCGGATTCCTCGGTACGTTCGCCGTGGTCTACGCCTACTCGAGTGAAGCCTCTCGAGTGATGGGTGCGTTCGCACTGGCCTACGTCGCTTCGGCTATCGGAACGGCGTTTACCGGCGACTGGCTCGTGCTGGTGTTCATGTGGGAACTGATGGCCGTGACGAGCACGCTGTTGGTCTGGAATTACGGCGGCGACGCCGTCCGCTCGGGATATCGGTACGCCATCGCACACGGTATCGCGGGCAATCTCGTCCTGTTCGCAGTCGCCGCTCACTATGCTACGGTCGGTGAATTCGTTTACGGAGCGGGCGCTGACGGTATCGCGACCGGTATTCCCGCGATACTCGCGACGCTCGGTATCGGTATCAACGTCGCCTTTATTGGTTTCCACACGTGGCTACCGGATACGTATCCGAAGCCACACTTCGCCGCGTCGGTGTTCCTCTCGGTGTTCACGACGAAGACCAGCGCATTGATCTTCTATCGTGCGTTCCCCGAGACAAACCTCTATCTGGCATACATGGGCGGATTGATGGCCGTTTACGGGGCCACCTTTGCGTTGCTTCAGCACGATATGCGTGCGCTCCTGTCCTATCACATTCAGGCCCAGCTCGGCTACATGGTCGCCGGAATCGGGATCGGATCCGCGCTCGGCGTCGCCGGCGCAATGGGTCACTTGTTCAACAATATACTCTACAAGAGTCTCCTGTTCATGGCGGTGGGAGTCGTAATCTACCGGACCGGCGAGAACGACCTCTACAAACTCGGTGGACTCTGGAAGGAAATGCCGATTACCGCCATTGGGTATCTCTTGGGTGCGCTCTCGATTACCGCCGTCCCCGGATTCAGCGGCTTCGTTAGCAAAGGAATGGTACTCGATGCTGCGTCCGGCTACTTCGGCGGTCCTGAGTATCAGGCGCTGTACTGGTTGCTTTTCATCGGCGCGGTCGGCACCTTCCTCTCGTTCATCAAACTCGGCTACTACGTCTTCCTCCACGGTCCAAGTGATCGCGAGGTCAAAGACGCCAAGACGGGCCAAACTGTCGCAATGCTCTCGGTCGGTGGGGCCTGTCTGGCACTTGGGCTCCCCGAACTCGGTTGGCCGATCTTCACTGATCTCCTCCCGTTCGTCGACGGCACGTCAGTTATCGTCGGTGAGACGACGGAGGCGCTCCATCCATACAGCCCGAGCCACCTCGAGGACGCCGCGATTCTCTTTGCAATCTCGGCGGTCGGCTTCGTTCTGATTCGCAAACCGCTCTCGAAACTCGACCTCGGCGATCCGGCGATGATAGTATTCCCGCTTGGCTACTACGTCGGACGTGGGTCGATGGTAGCCGTCACGGAAACGTATCGGGCGGTCGACTCGCTCGCAGTCGGTTTCGTTCGCCGCGTCTACTGGATCGGCAACAACCCCGTGTTGGCCGTCGATGCGTTTTGTCATCGCTTGCCCGACTGGGTCGTAGAACTCGAGGAACGACAGCCGGCCGACGGCGGTCGTCCGTCGACGATTCACTTGCGAGCGGATATCGGGATTACCATCCTGGTACTGACGATACTCCTGACGATTCTGGTTCTCTTACTCGTGTAG
- a CDS encoding tyrosine-type recombinase/integrase translates to MAEVTISDAIDAYLRRKSIGDSNGPGSGAYASNAESILRRWAAWLETERETAALRALDDTHLEAYAQELANRTERGTYAASTAHTYYAVVRAFLSWCVRGGLLEANPATTQRAQAVLPAESDHGADQFWTDRQRKTLEQYVRRRAIESTHEDDGERCSRLREYAVVALLAHTEIRGSELFRVPDDTRRAGATWDDVDFYTGTIRVLGKSQRHEAVPLPAPARTPLRRYRVALDPPTNEWPLFPTRHAPSIARHVRSELAERGYEESEIDSLLEDSTAKSLLREYAITPPAITTEGVRTILKRLCKDAGIDVNGEYLTPSGVGRDIEASHRRAATAPTNSLRVSFLEQSIARLEDHPRIINIPTSAFSREN, encoded by the coding sequence ATGGCAGAAGTCACAATCTCGGACGCGATCGACGCGTATCTCCGGCGGAAATCCATCGGGGACTCGAACGGTCCGGGCTCTGGAGCCTACGCCTCCAACGCAGAGTCAATCCTTCGACGATGGGCAGCATGGCTCGAGACAGAGCGCGAAACAGCCGCCCTTCGGGCGCTCGACGACACCCACCTGGAGGCCTACGCACAGGAATTAGCGAATCGAACCGAACGAGGAACGTACGCTGCATCAACCGCTCATACGTATTACGCCGTCGTGCGAGCGTTCCTGTCGTGGTGTGTCCGCGGTGGACTGCTCGAGGCGAATCCAGCGACTACCCAGCGTGCACAGGCCGTTCTGCCGGCCGAAAGCGACCACGGGGCAGATCAGTTCTGGACCGACCGTCAGCGCAAAACGCTCGAGCAATACGTCCGGCGAAGAGCCATAGAATCGACACACGAAGACGACGGAGAAAGGTGCAGCCGTCTCCGTGAGTATGCGGTCGTCGCATTGCTGGCACACACTGAGATTCGAGGGTCGGAGCTATTCCGAGTGCCGGACGATACGCGACGCGCCGGTGCGACGTGGGATGACGTCGACTTCTACACCGGGACCATACGAGTACTCGGGAAGTCACAACGTCACGAGGCGGTCCCCCTTCCAGCGCCCGCTCGGACACCGCTTCGCCGATACCGAGTTGCGCTCGACCCGCCGACGAACGAGTGGCCCCTGTTTCCGACGCGCCACGCACCCTCGATCGCGCGTCACGTTCGGTCCGAACTCGCAGAACGCGGCTACGAGGAGAGCGAAATCGACTCGCTGCTCGAGGATTCGACGGCGAAGTCGCTCCTCCGAGAGTACGCTATCACGCCGCCTGCGATTACGACCGAAGGAGTTCGTACGATCCTCAAACGACTCTGTAAAGATGCCGGGATCGATGTCAACGGTGAATACCTCACCCCGAGCGGCGTCGGTCGCGATATAGAGGCCTCCCACCGGCGGGCCGCGACAGCGCCAACGAACTCGCTTCGTGTCTCCTTTCTCGAGCAATCGATCGCACGCCTCGAGGACCACCCACGCATCATCAACATCCCCACATCCGCTTTCTCGCGGGAGAATTGA
- a CDS encoding IclR family transcriptional regulator, with protein sequence MTDESYTINATETSFEILELVRREGPLTTTQIATEIGLAKSAVHKHLQTLTNLQYLTRTEYEYSLGLRCFTLGIAAREVKRLFEPATTEVDNLAKVTGEHVSTIVVEGDTGYYIYSRTGENQHSKTERDGKTIDPYQTAAGHAIIKRDPSMEYLPETRTPSRTKITHEQGLTFSVEAGKTGQNSIAIPVLDPDDKPLGALEVTGPARRVNGKRLKEDFAGLLISAGSSIETQLQT encoded by the coding sequence ATGACGGATGAATCGTACACCATCAATGCGACCGAGACGAGTTTTGAGATCCTCGAACTCGTTCGCAGAGAAGGCCCACTGACGACCACCCAGATCGCTACCGAAATCGGACTCGCCAAGAGCGCCGTTCACAAACACCTCCAGACGCTGACGAACCTCCAGTATTTGACTCGAACTGAGTACGAGTACTCTCTGGGATTACGATGTTTTACCCTCGGGATTGCCGCCAGAGAGGTAAAGCGTCTGTTCGAACCCGCGACAACTGAGGTCGACAACCTGGCGAAGGTAACCGGGGAACACGTGAGCACAATCGTCGTCGAAGGCGACACCGGATATTACATCTATTCGCGCACGGGAGAAAATCAACACAGCAAAACCGAACGTGACGGGAAGACAATCGATCCGTACCAGACCGCCGCTGGCCACGCGATCATCAAACGGGACCCGAGCATGGAGTATCTTCCAGAGACGCGGACCCCGTCTCGGACAAAGATCACTCACGAGCAGGGGCTCACGTTTTCGGTCGAGGCCGGGAAAACGGGACAGAACAGCATCGCGATCCCAGTACTCGACCCGGATGACAAACCGCTGGGGGCACTCGAAGTAACTGGGCCAGCCCGTAGAGTCAACGGGAAGCGACTGAAAGAGGACTTCGCGGGGCTCCTGATTAGCGCGGGTTCATCCATAGAAACGCAATTGCAAACGTGA
- the dgoD gene encoding galactonate dehydratase, with protein sequence MTEIVDYELFEVPPRWLFLRVETDTGLVGWGEPVVEGRAKTVRTAVEELMDTYLLNESPFAIEDHWQTMYRGGFYRGGPILMSAIAGIDQALWDIKGKHYDAPVYELLGGATRDKHRVYQWIGGDRPSDVGQAAAEKVDQGFTALKMNATSELEHLDDPASVQSAVDRLREVRERVGPEIDIGVDFHGRVAKPMAKRLVKALEPHEPMFVEEPVLPEHNDALPEIASHTTIPIATGERMFSRWDFKSVFEDGAVDLIQPDLSHAGGITEVKKIASMAEAYDVALAPHCPLGPVALASCMQVDMCTPNALIQEQSLDIHYNETNDVLDYLEDSDVFEYEQGYVTIPEKPGLGIELDESYIREQSENDVDWHNPVWRHDDGSVAEW encoded by the coding sequence ATGACCGAAATCGTCGACTACGAGCTGTTCGAGGTCCCGCCACGCTGGTTGTTTTTGCGCGTCGAAACGGACACCGGTCTCGTCGGATGGGGCGAACCGGTCGTCGAAGGCCGCGCGAAAACCGTTCGGACGGCAGTCGAGGAACTGATGGACACGTACCTGTTGAACGAGAGCCCGTTCGCGATCGAAGACCACTGGCAAACGATGTATCGCGGCGGGTTCTACCGCGGCGGCCCGATATTAATGAGCGCGATCGCGGGAATCGATCAGGCACTGTGGGATATCAAGGGTAAACACTACGATGCCCCAGTTTACGAACTGCTCGGCGGTGCGACTCGAGACAAACATCGCGTCTACCAGTGGATCGGCGGCGACCGGCCGTCCGACGTCGGTCAGGCAGCGGCGGAAAAAGTCGACCAGGGCTTTACGGCCTTGAAGATGAACGCCACGTCCGAACTCGAGCATCTGGACGATCCCGCTTCGGTACAATCGGCCGTCGATCGGCTCCGAGAAGTTCGCGAACGGGTTGGCCCCGAAATCGACATCGGCGTCGACTTCCACGGCCGCGTCGCCAAACCGATGGCCAAACGACTCGTAAAGGCGCTCGAGCCTCACGAACCGATGTTCGTCGAAGAGCCCGTCCTCCCCGAACACAACGACGCACTTCCAGAAATCGCCTCGCACACGACGATCCCGATCGCGACCGGCGAACGAATGTTCTCTCGCTGGGATTTCAAGTCGGTGTTCGAGGACGGGGCCGTCGACCTGATTCAGCCCGATCTGTCCCACGCGGGTGGCATCACCGAGGTCAAAAAGATCGCCTCGATGGCAGAAGCGTACGACGTTGCGTTGGCCCCACACTGCCCCCTTGGACCGGTCGCCCTCGCGTCGTGCATGCAGGTCGATATGTGCACGCCGAACGCCCTCATTCAAGAACAGAGCCTCGACATTCACTACAACGAGACGAACGACGTGCTCGATTACCTCGAGGATAGCGACGTCTTCGAGTACGAACAGGGGTACGTGACGATTCCGGAGAAACCGGGGCTCGGGATCGAACTCGACGAATCGTACATTCGTGAGCAGTCCGAGAACGACGTCGACTGGCACAACCCCGTCTGGCGACACGATGATGGAAGCGTCGCCGAGTGGTAA